The Flavobacterium jumunjinense genome includes a region encoding these proteins:
- a CDS encoding T9SS type B sorting domain-containing protein, whose amino-acid sequence MKKLLLFFMSMFTLLSFGQLTEGFEGTSIPVSSPPGDDWALTSGTWKILDNGVGTAQKWQVAPPGQQYQGTRAAYLNRENVGAGMAADWLISPSVTVPTDGQLRFYTKLTQAGIQGSTFSIRISTGSQTVFTDFTTIRTWDEIELMNGGLLAEQTTYIQKVVDLTPHTTAGETIFVAFVMENNNGDRWLIDNVNIDSKCLDNSNLSATPLATSATLNWTSPSTATQWEIEYGPNGFTQGTGTTVTATGTPTYNLTGLSGLTTYCYYVRAVCGSDNTSDWSGPHCFTTSALPPGCGGNFIDQGGVAGDYASGEDYIVTICPDNPGDFVTVNFTMFNTESNYDALYVYDSNTTDVATLILSANGAGNVPGGQAGGYWGTTIPGPFEALNPTGCLTFRFRSDGSVTRPGWTANVTCAPFPTCPKPTNVAFTSISPTSGNITWQHAGTPTQWDIYVVPTGSTPPGAGAVTTPYQNVTVNGPLYSYPVSLLFDSTPLNSFTTYDVYVRPRCSVSDIGVWSNISTFTTDPDYCAGDHFYDQGGPTGNYLPNQNTTTTICPNTPGDVVIAFFNTFNLDTNDNLTVYNGSTATGTPIGTYTGTTLPPILVSNAPDGCLTFVFTSNGFTNLAGWDASIQCTAPPTCPYPTNLTVTNISDVGATLGWTEAGTANTWQIIIQPAGSGYPTPPYANAVAGYPQTVTGTNSFTATGLNANTEYEFYVVADCGGGDLSFWSGPKPFNTLFPGCGGSVPAGDIIPDAAPVCNLNGYCGNTSLLYNDEGDWPELDTAFCGSIENNSFLTFQATSTTISMDVLVGNCINGSDIQFMIFSAATPGSGPIDVIGCDGQMNVGTNSLTFNGLTPGQNYYLMIDGFAGAQCDYSVTVTSGGSTTTDVDITQNDTTICVDETITLDVTGGNGVYNWTPSTGLSAITGSSVVFTPATPGTYTIQVESTDANALCATSDFVVITVLEKTIPSFSVPGPFCTGATGPTLSNTSNNGVQGVWTPSATIDTSVAGIQQYTFTPDASFQCAEVLVIDVEILGSCTFNSLATAVNIENCETTPPGEYFNTTGSGAVSIGPASNIFTNNDFGTYVQGSGNLLLNGGQLKSFKDISASNVCSATMHYRVYLTSAGPSGTFIDVPLTTVEDCDGTGNFPTGGTCNPGDQKWINSAPLAEDLTAVPAPGDYTVEIYYTLIGDNTSTTACNDTVLVNNGGNNFKAIFSIQSAPTFTFTNEECASSNASITVSGFNPGDTYSVTYNDDTVTVGPANFTANSSGEIVIPNLNAGTYNTFNFEINGCVTTDATEIVITDFSPSVTQITSNSPVCFGSDIVFTVEGTPNYTLGYTINSGTTQTATFDATGSLTITVVNPAAGNVVLTLINIYNTSCNIPLTDTNTAVVNPLPVINSLVAVNNIACLGNDAVFTINGSANADVTYTINNGANQTLTLDASGSYTLTIAAPTSDVTVQLLTVTNSTTGCSTTLSGITSTVAVITVPVPTADYVTCADPTTTVEVTSPLISQSNYPSDLFISEVTDSQSGSLTYVEIYNGTGATVDLSGYKLKVHTNGNPTATCDLSLTGMLLNDDVVVIKLSNSANNATVTPDLTFTTCSGVNNNDNIRLATSANVDIDSWGTTDGSSFTPSNGVGYTYRRIAAGTVLPTLTWNPSDWTALDPEDYSDVGNYTIFISSYEYILNDGTNSTTQTTTTFTGVGAGTYTLVAHDTATGCTSEPITFTINELVNPTFDPIDDLCSGSTDTTLPTTSLEGITGTWSPATINTTTVATSTYTFTPNTGTCASPVDIQVTVISCTIQKGISPNGDGLNDNFDLSGFNVSELKIFNRYGKQVYSKSSYENEWFGQTDSGNDLPDGTYFYSIEFTDMEARTGWIYINRQQ is encoded by the coding sequence ATGAAAAAATTATTACTTTTTTTCATGTCGATGTTTACCTTGCTTTCCTTCGGTCAATTAACAGAAGGGTTTGAAGGGACTTCGATACCTGTTTCTAGCCCACCAGGAGATGACTGGGCTTTGACTTCAGGAACTTGGAAAATACTTGATAATGGTGTTGGAACTGCTCAAAAGTGGCAAGTTGCTCCACCAGGTCAACAATATCAAGGAACAAGAGCAGCATACTTAAACAGAGAGAATGTTGGCGCTGGAATGGCTGCCGACTGGCTTATTTCTCCCTCAGTAACAGTTCCTACTGATGGACAGCTTCGTTTTTACACAAAACTGACACAAGCAGGTATACAAGGAAGTACATTTTCAATTCGTATATCAACTGGTTCACAAACTGTTTTTACTGATTTTACTACAATACGAACGTGGGATGAGATTGAGTTAATGAACGGTGGATTACTCGCAGAACAAACAACTTACATACAAAAAGTTGTTGATTTAACGCCTCATACAACTGCTGGTGAAACTATTTTTGTTGCATTTGTAATGGAAAACAATAATGGAGACAGATGGCTTATTGACAATGTAAATATTGACTCTAAATGTTTAGACAACTCTAACTTGTCAGCAACACCATTAGCTACTTCTGCAACTTTAAACTGGACAAGTCCAAGTACTGCCACACAGTGGGAAATTGAATACGGACCTAATGGTTTTACACAAGGTACTGGAACAACTGTTACAGCTACTGGAACACCAACATATAATTTAACTGGTCTTTCTGGATTAACTACATATTGCTACTATGTTAGAGCCGTTTGTGGATCTGACAACACTAGTGATTGGTCTGGACCACATTGCTTTACAACTTCTGCTCTTCCTCCAGGTTGTGGTGGAAATTTTATAGATCAAGGTGGCGTTGCTGGAGACTATGCTAGTGGTGAAGATTATATTGTTACGATTTGCCCAGACAATCCTGGTGATTTTGTAACTGTGAACTTTACAATGTTTAATACAGAATCTAACTATGATGCATTATATGTTTATGACAGCAATACTACAGATGTAGCTACACTTATATTAAGTGCTAATGGAGCGGGTAACGTTCCTGGAGGTCAAGCTGGTGGATATTGGGGTACAACAATACCGGGTCCTTTTGAAGCTTTAAACCCTACAGGATGTTTAACTTTCCGTTTTAGAAGTGATGGATCAGTAACACGACCAGGATGGACTGCAAATGTTACTTGTGCACCTTTCCCAACTTGTCCTAAACCAACAAATGTTGCGTTTACATCTATTTCTCCAACAAGTGGTAATATAACTTGGCAACATGCTGGAACACCAACACAATGGGACATCTATGTAGTTCCAACAGGGTCTACACCTCCTGGAGCAGGAGCAGTTACTACACCTTATCAAAATGTAACCGTTAATGGTCCTTTATATTCTTATCCAGTATCATTGCTATTCGATTCTACTCCTTTAAATTCATTCACTACTTACGATGTATACGTAAGACCAAGGTGTAGTGTTTCAGACATTGGAGTCTGGTCTAATATTTCTACATTTACAACCGACCCTGATTATTGTGCTGGTGATCATTTCTATGATCAAGGTGGTCCAACAGGGAATTATCTTCCAAATCAAAATACGACTACAACAATTTGTCCAAATACACCTGGAGATGTTGTAATTGCATTTTTCAATACATTCAACTTAGATACTAACGATAATCTAACAGTTTACAATGGTAGTACCGCAACAGGTACTCCTATAGGAACTTATACAGGAACAACACTTCCTCCTATCTTAGTTTCAAATGCTCCTGACGGTTGTTTAACCTTTGTATTTACTTCAAATGGTTTCACAAATTTAGCAGGATGGGATGCTTCAATACAATGTACAGCTCCTCCAACTTGTCCCTATCCAACAAACTTAACAGTAACTAACATTTCTGATGTTGGAGCTACCTTAGGCTGGACAGAAGCAGGTACTGCAAATACATGGCAAATAATTATACAACCAGCAGGAAGTGGTTACCCAACCCCTCCTTATGCAAATGCTGTAGCTGGTTACCCTCAAACAGTAACTGGTACAAATTCTTTTACAGCAACGGGTCTAAATGCGAATACAGAATATGAATTTTATGTAGTAGCAGATTGCGGAGGTGGTGATTTAAGTTTTTGGTCTGGTCCAAAACCATTCAACACTTTATTCCCTGGTTGTGGAGGCTCAGTACCAGCTGGTGATATTATTCCAGATGCTGCACCAGTATGTAACTTAAACGGATATTGTGGTAACACTTCACTACTATACAATGATGAAGGTGATTGGCCAGAATTAGACACTGCATTTTGTGGTTCTATTGAAAACAATTCGTTCTTAACTTTCCAAGCAACTTCTACTACCATTTCTATGGATGTATTAGTCGGAAACTGTATCAATGGAAGTGACATTCAATTTATGATATTTAGCGCTGCTACTCCAGGTAGTGGACCGATAGATGTAATTGGTTGTGACGGACAAATGAACGTGGGTACAAATTCTTTAACTTTTAACGGATTAACACCAGGACAAAACTATTATTTAATGATTGATGGTTTTGCCGGAGCTCAATGTGATTACTCTGTAACTGTTACCTCAGGAGGTTCAACAACTACCGATGTAGACATTACACAAAACGACACAACAATTTGTGTTGACGAGACAATAACATTAGATGTTACTGGTGGTAATGGAGTCTATAACTGGACACCTAGTACAGGATTAAGTGCTATAACAGGTTCTAGTGTTGTATTCACACCTGCAACACCAGGAACATATACTATTCAAGTTGAATCAACAGATGCTAATGCGTTATGTGCAACTTCAGACTTTGTTGTAATCACTGTTTTAGAAAAAACAATTCCTTCATTCTCTGTACCTGGACCATTTTGTACAGGAGCAACAGGACCTACACTTTCTAATACTTCTAACAATGGAGTTCAAGGAGTTTGGACACCATCTGCCACTATAGACACATCTGTAGCAGGAATTCAACAATATACCTTTACACCAGATGCTTCTTTCCAATGTGCTGAAGTATTAGTAATTGATGTAGAAATTTTAGGATCTTGTACTTTTAATTCTTTAGCAACAGCAGTTAATATAGAAAATTGCGAAACTACACCTCCAGGTGAATATTTTAACACTACTGGTTCGGGTGCTGTAAGCATTGGACCTGCATCAAATATATTTACCAATAATGATTTCGGTACTTATGTACAAGGTTCAGGTAATTTATTACTAAACGGTGGGCAGTTAAAATCTTTCAAAGATATATCAGCTTCAAACGTTTGTTCTGCAACAATGCATTACAGAGTGTATTTAACATCTGCAGGACCTAGTGGTACATTTATTGACGTACCATTAACTACCGTTGAAGATTGTGATGGTACAGGAAACTTCCCAACAGGAGGAACTTGTAATCCAGGTGACCAAAAATGGATAAACAGTGCTCCGCTAGCAGAAGATTTAACTGCTGTACCTGCACCTGGTGACTATACAGTTGAAATCTACTATACTTTGATTGGTGACAACACAAGTACAACCGCTTGTAATGACACTGTACTTGTAAACAATGGTGGAAATAACTTTAAAGCAATATTCTCTATTCAAAGTGCACCAACATTCACTTTTACGAATGAAGAATGTGCTAGTTCTAATGCTTCAATAACTGTTTCTGGATTTAATCCAGGAGACACATATAGTGTAACTTATAATGACGACACCGTGACTGTTGGGCCAGCAAACTTCACCGCTAATTCTAGTGGAGAAATAGTGATTCCTAACCTTAACGCAGGAACATACAACACTTTTAATTTTGAAATAAATGGATGTGTAACTACAGATGCAACAGAAATTGTAATTACAGATTTCTCACCATCAGTTACACAAATAACTTCAAATTCTCCTGTTTGTTTCGGTTCTGATATTGTATTTACAGTTGAAGGAACTCCAAATTACACATTAGGATACACCATCAATAGTGGAACTACACAAACGGCAACATTTGATGCAACTGGAAGTCTTACAATTACCGTAGTAAATCCAGCAGCTGGTAACGTTGTTCTTACTTTAATTAACATTTACAACACATCTTGTAATATTCCATTAACAGATACTAATACTGCAGTGGTTAATCCACTTCCTGTTATCAACAGTTTAGTTGCTGTAAATAATATTGCATGTTTAGGAAATGATGCAGTATTTACAATAAACGGAAGTGCAAATGCAGATGTAACGTACACCATAAATAATGGAGCGAATCAAACATTAACACTTGATGCTTCGGGATCTTATACTTTAACAATTGCTGCACCAACAAGTGATGTTACTGTGCAATTATTAACAGTTACTAATTCTACTACAGGTTGTTCTACTACATTAAGTGGTATTACTTCAACAGTTGCTGTTATTACAGTACCTGTACCTACTGCAGATTATGTAACTTGTGCAGACCCGACTACAACAGTGGAAGTAACTTCACCATTAATTTCTCAATCGAACTATCCTTCAGACTTATTTATTTCTGAAGTAACTGACTCACAATCTGGTTCATTAACTTATGTTGAAATTTATAATGGAACTGGAGCTACAGTTGACTTAAGTGGTTACAAACTAAAAGTGCATACCAATGGAAATCCAACTGCGACTTGTGATTTATCTTTAACAGGAATGCTACTTAATGATGACGTTGTAGTTATAAAACTAAGTAATAGTGCAAACAACGCAACTGTTACTCCAGATTTAACATTCACAACATGTTCGGGAGTTAACAATAATGATAATATTAGATTAGCAACAAGTGCAAATGTTGATATTGATTCTTGGGGAACTACAGACGGGTCTTCATTTACTCCATCAAACGGTGTTGGATATACCTATAGAAGAATCGCTGCTGGGACTGTTTTACCAACATTAACTTGGAATCCTTCTGACTGGACCGCATTAGATCCTGAAGATTATTCTGATGTAGGTAATTATACTATATTCATTTCTAGCTATGAGTATATTCTAAATGACGGAACCAATTCAACGACTCAAACAACAACTACTTTTACAGGAGTTGGTGCTGGGACTTATACTTTAGTTGCGCATGATACAGCTACAGGATGTACTTCTGAACCAATAACATTTACGATTAATGAATTGGTCAACCCAACTTTTGATCCGATTGATGATTTATGCTCAGGTTCAACCGACACTACTCTACCTACTACATCATTAGAAGGTATAACAGGTACTTGGTCTCCTGCAACTATTAACACAACTACAGTAGCTACTTCAACTTACACATTTACACCAAATACAGGTACTTGTGCATCTCCAGTAGATATTCAAGTAACTGTGATCTCATGTACTATTCAAAAAGGTATTTCTCCAAATGGAGATGGCTTAAATGATAATTTTGACTTATCAGGATTTAATGTTAGTGAATTAAAAATCTTTAACAGATATGGTAAGCAAGTATATAGTAAATCAAGTTATGAAAACGAGTGGTTTGGTCAAACTGACAGCGGTAATGATTTACCTGATGGAACTTACTTCTATAGCATTGAATTTACAGATATGGAAGCAAGAACTGGTTGGATATATATTAACAGGCAACAATAA
- a CDS encoding PorP/SprF family type IX secretion system membrane protein: MKKLYLVALGIMSFLVDANAQQDPHYTQYMYNMNVINPAYAGSKENLAIGLLYRTQWVDIEGAPTTGTLSGHSPVGKNVGLGLSAITDKIGPVEENNVYGDFSYTLNLGGEHKLAFGIKAGLTFHKVGLFSEIGNGFVPDSGDPAFSEDVSNTYFNVGSGLFYYTNKFYLAFSVPNMLKSKHLDIKVNNDQLEFGSEASHYFLTGGYVFDLNDKIKFKPFFMLKSAFNVDPSVDVSTNFLFNEKFEIGATYRLDDSYGAMVNYAITPNIRIGYAYDHIVSDLKITTPSSHEIIMLFDLNFPRKVSRSPRYF; encoded by the coding sequence ATGAAGAAACTATATTTAGTAGCTTTAGGCATAATGTCTTTTCTGGTTGATGCTAATGCACAACAAGACCCACATTATACACAGTATATGTATAATATGAATGTTATAAATCCAGCCTATGCAGGAAGTAAAGAAAATCTTGCTATTGGATTATTATACAGAACACAATGGGTAGATATTGAAGGAGCTCCAACAACAGGTACACTTTCTGGACATTCTCCAGTAGGTAAAAATGTAGGATTAGGATTATCCGCAATTACAGACAAAATTGGTCCTGTTGAAGAAAACAATGTATATGGAGATTTCTCATACACTCTTAACTTAGGTGGCGAACACAAACTTGCGTTTGGTATTAAAGCTGGTTTAACTTTCCATAAAGTAGGATTGTTTAGTGAAATTGGTAATGGATTTGTTCCTGATTCTGGTGACCCTGCCTTTTCTGAAGATGTAAGCAACACCTATTTTAACGTAGGATCTGGTCTTTTTTATTACACAAATAAGTTTTATTTAGCATTTTCGGTACCGAACATGTTAAAGTCAAAACATTTAGACATCAAAGTAAACAATGATCAACTAGAGTTTGGTTCAGAAGCAAGTCACTACTTTTTAACAGGAGGATATGTTTTTGATTTGAACGACAAAATAAAATTCAAACCTTTCTTTATGTTGAAATCTGCATTTAATGTAGACCCATCTGTAGATGTTTCTACAAATTTCTTATTTAATGAAAAGTTTGAAATTGGTGCAACATATAGACTAGACGATAGTTACGGTGCAATGGTTAATTATGCAATAACTCCAAACATTAGAATTGGATATGCATACGACCATATTGTATCTGATTTAAAAATAACAACTCCATCTTCTCACGAGATAATAATGTTGTTTGATTTAAATTTCCCAAGAAAAGTATCACGTTCACCTCGATATTTCTAA
- a CDS encoding OmpA family protein — translation MKKLYITLSFVIASGILSAQNNKTKSADKLFDRFEYVEAANQYLKLVDENQNDNYINQQLADSYYNVFNTKEAVKWYSKLVQEEQKPEVYYKYSQMLKAEGNYDEANKQMQKFASLAPNDKRAISFKNNPNYLTKLKSQRPIFDIKPSELSSDKSDFGGILTNDNTIYFASARNTARKNHGWNKEPFLDIYQATYNENGTISEATLVEGVNTKWHDGPASVTADGNTMYYVSESFNENKFEKVKEKNAKYGRMYLYKATKNEGKWENAKPISLNSTEYSLRNPSISNDGKTLYFSSDMPGGIGGEDIWKVSVNGDEYGTPENLGENINTGGNESFPFITEENSLYFTSDSRQGFGGYDVFVADLKKGTEAINVGEPVNSEKDDFSFSFNTAKKVAMFSSNREGVDNLYLANPICGVNAIVIVKSTETRKTIEGATINVVDNTNNVIATDLTNGVGQKIFEVECEKEYTYKISKDGFEDGIFTSPASGNGSTLVEAYLEPIKPIITEKEVILQPIFFEFNESNITAQGAEELDKLVAIMIEYPEMVIFAKSHTDSRGKDKYNLNLSENRAKSTVQYIISKGIDKARISGQGFGESELKIQCDDCTEEEHSQNRRSEFLIIKK, via the coding sequence ATGAAGAAATTATATATAACCTTGAGTTTTGTAATCGCTAGTGGAATACTTAGTGCGCAAAACAACAAAACTAAAAGTGCAGATAAACTATTCGATCGATTTGAATATGTTGAAGCTGCCAATCAATATTTAAAACTTGTTGATGAGAATCAAAATGACAATTATATTAATCAACAGTTAGCAGATAGCTACTATAATGTTTTCAACACTAAAGAAGCTGTAAAATGGTACTCAAAACTTGTTCAAGAAGAACAAAAGCCAGAGGTCTATTATAAATATTCTCAAATGCTAAAAGCAGAGGGTAATTATGATGAGGCAAATAAACAAATGCAAAAATTTGCTTCATTAGCACCAAATGACAAAAGGGCAATTTCTTTTAAAAACAACCCTAATTATTTAACAAAATTAAAGTCGCAAAGACCTATATTTGATATTAAGCCGTCTGAACTTAGTAGTGATAAATCTGATTTTGGAGGTATTTTAACCAATGACAATACTATCTATTTTGCAAGTGCAAGAAATACAGCTAGAAAAAATCATGGTTGGAACAAAGAACCATTTTTAGATATATACCAAGCTACATATAATGAAAACGGGACCATTAGTGAAGCAACACTTGTAGAAGGAGTAAACACTAAATGGCATGATGGCCCAGCTTCAGTTACTGCAGATGGGAACACAATGTATTATGTTAGTGAAAGTTTTAATGAAAACAAATTTGAAAAAGTTAAAGAGAAAAATGCTAAATACGGCAGAATGTATCTTTATAAAGCGACAAAAAACGAAGGTAAGTGGGAAAACGCAAAACCTATCTCATTAAACAGTACTGAATACTCTCTTCGTAATCCGAGTATAAGTAATGATGGTAAGACATTGTATTTCTCATCAGACATGCCAGGTGGTATTGGTGGTGAAGACATTTGGAAAGTAAGCGTAAATGGTGACGAATATGGAACACCTGAAAACTTAGGAGAGAACATAAATACTGGAGGGAACGAAAGTTTTCCATTCATCACAGAAGAGAATTCACTATATTTCACTTCAGATTCAAGACAAGGTTTTGGAGGTTATGATGTTTTTGTTGCTGACTTAAAAAAAGGAACAGAAGCGATTAACGTTGGTGAACCTGTTAACTCTGAAAAAGACGATTTTTCTTTTAGTTTTAATACTGCGAAAAAAGTTGCCATGTTTTCTAGTAATAGAGAAGGGGTTGATAACTTATACTTAGCAAATCCAATTTGTGGTGTTAATGCAATTGTGATTGTGAAAAGTACTGAAACAAGAAAAACTATTGAAGGGGCTACTATAAATGTTGTTGACAACACTAATAACGTAATTGCAACAGATCTAACCAATGGAGTTGGTCAAAAAATATTTGAAGTAGAGTGTGAAAAAGAATACACTTATAAAATTTCTAAAGATGGTTTTGAAGATGGTATTTTCACTTCTCCAGCCTCAGGAAATGGATCAACACTTGTTGAAGCATACTTAGAACCAATTAAACCAATAATCACAGAGAAGGAAGTTATACTTCAACCTATTTTCTTTGAATTCAATGAAAGTAACATAACTGCACAAGGAGCTGAAGAATTAGACAAACTTGTTGCTATTATGATTGAATATCCGGAAATGGTAATTTTCGCTAAATCTCATACAGATAGTAGAGGTAAGGACAAATACAACTTAAACTTATCTGAAAACAGAGCAAAATCTACAGTTCAATATATTATATCTAAAGGTATAGACAAAGCTAGAATTAGCGGACAAGGTTTTGGTGAAAGTGAATTAAAAATTCAATGTGACGATTGTACAGAAGAAGAACATTCTCAAAACAGACGTTCTGAATTCTTAATAATCAAGAAATAG
- a CDS encoding TIGR00266 family protein, protein MRAHEIDYEIFGEEMQYVEIELDPQEIVVAEAGSFMMMESGIKMETIFGDGSQKESGIFGKLLSAGKRVLTGESLFMTAYQNVEYGKKKVSFASPYPGKIVAIDLTEYQGKFICQKDAFLCAAKGVTVGIEFSKKLGRGLFGGEGFIMQKLEGDGMAFVHAGGTLARRELKPGEILKVDTGCIVGFSKDIDYDIEFVGGIKNTVFGGEGLFFATLKGPGVVYVQSLPFSRLADRIIQSAPQMGGKDKGEGSLLGGIGNLLDGDNRF, encoded by the coding sequence ATGAGAGCACATGAAATAGATTATGAAATTTTTGGAGAAGAAATGCAGTATGTAGAAATAGAACTTGATCCACAAGAAATTGTAGTTGCAGAGGCAGGAAGTTTTATGATGATGGAAAGTGGAATAAAAATGGAAACTATTTTTGGAGATGGTAGTCAAAAAGAAAGTGGGATCTTTGGGAAATTATTATCTGCAGGCAAGAGAGTGTTAACAGGAGAAAGTTTGTTTATGACAGCATATCAAAATGTCGAATATGGCAAGAAAAAAGTATCTTTTGCTTCTCCTTATCCTGGAAAAATTGTTGCAATCGATTTAACAGAGTATCAAGGGAAATTTATTTGTCAAAAAGATGCTTTTTTATGTGCTGCAAAAGGAGTTACAGTTGGGATTGAATTTTCTAAAAAACTAGGAAGAGGTTTGTTTGGTGGTGAAGGGTTTATCATGCAAAAACTAGAAGGAGATGGTATGGCTTTTGTTCATGCAGGAGGAACATTAGCAAGAAGAGAATTGAAGCCAGGGGAAATACTAAAAGTAGATACGGGTTGCATTGTGGGTTTTTCCAAAGATATTGATTATGATATTGAATTTGTTGGAGGGATTAAAAATACAGTTTTTGGTGGAGAAGGATTGTTTTTCGCAACATTGAAAGGGCCTGGAGTTGTATATGTTCAGTCATTGCCTTTCAGTCGTTTAGCCGATAGAATTATTCAATCTGCACCACAAATGGGCGGAAAGGACAAAGGAGAAGGTAGTTTGTTAGGTGGAATAGGGAATCTTTTAGACGGAGACAATAGGTTTTAA
- a CDS encoding fasciclin domain-containing protein, whose protein sequence is MKNINIKSALLAFTLLVTLVSCDNDYESEMPSIASIAVSNSAFSTLEAAAIQGGVAVVLSNSNPNDPSGKYTVFAPTNDAFAKLGLVDAGSLGALQNSFLTNTLLYHVSNGNLFANQITDGNTSASALGINRRFVSRGGDLYINGSKIILTNVAASNGTVHAIDKVMIATGVNIVESALLLNDSKVFKTPELTFLVQAVITSGLAPTLADENNKFTIFAPTDAAFKAAGFATIQDVANADPVFLQTVLLNHAISDNGTFTSEQTSTTATTAGGNTLTYSPFENGVFTILGNSNTVPANMVIPDIQCSNGVVHLIDRVLLP, encoded by the coding sequence ATGAAAAATATAAATATAAAAAGCGCTTTATTAGCTTTTACATTGCTTGTAACATTAGTTTCATGTGATAATGATTATGAGTCTGAAATGCCTTCAATAGCTTCAATTGCAGTGTCAAATTCTGCTTTTAGTACACTTGAAGCTGCTGCTATTCAAGGAGGTGTTGCTGTTGTTTTAAGTAATAGTAATCCTAATGATCCTTCTGGAAAATATACTGTTTTTGCGCCTACAAATGATGCTTTTGCTAAATTAGGTTTGGTAGATGCTGGAAGCTTAGGAGCTTTGCAAAATAGTTTTTTAACAAATACATTATTGTATCATGTTTCTAATGGTAATTTATTTGCAAATCAAATTACAGACGGAAACACATCTGCTTCTGCACTAGGAATTAATAGACGTTTCGTTAGTAGAGGAGGAGATTTATATATAAATGGGTCAAAAATTATTTTAACTAATGTAGCAGCTAGTAATGGAACAGTTCATGCCATAGACAAAGTAATGATTGCTACAGGTGTGAATATTGTTGAATCTGCTCTGTTATTAAATGATTCTAAAGTGTTTAAAACACCAGAGCTTACTTTTCTCGTGCAAGCTGTTATAACATCTGGTTTAGCTCCAACTTTAGCAGATGAAAACAATAAATTTACCATTTTTGCTCCAACAGATGCTGCTTTTAAAGCTGCAGGTTTTGCAACCATTCAAGATGTTGCTAATGCAGACCCAGTCTTTTTACAAACTGTTTTGTTAAATCATGCTATTTCAGATAATGGTACTTTTACTTCAGAGCAAACAAGTACTACTGCAACAACTGCAGGAGGGAATACATTAACATATAGCCCTTTTGAAAATGGAGTTTTTACAATTTTAGGAAATAGTAATACAGTTCCTGCAAATATGGTTATTCCAGATATACAATGTTCTAATGGTGTTGTGCATTTAATTGATAGAGTTTTACTGCCTTAA